CTGCTCGAGCGGTACGACACCTTCGAGGTGACCGAGCGCAGCATGTTCGACGGCTCGGTCGCGACGCCGTTCGACGACGACGACGCCCGCGAGGTCGCTCGTGAGATCCTTCGTCGCGGGTATGACGCGGTGGCGGTCGCCTTCCTGCACGCCTATGCGAACCCCGCGCACGAGCTGCGCATGCGCGAGATCCTCGCGGAGGAGGCGCCGGGCGTCGAGATCACCCTGTCGCATGAGCTCTCGCGTGAATACCGCGAGTACGAGCGCACCAGCACTGCCGTGCTGGACGCCTACATCAAGCCGATCATGCGCAGCTACCTGAAGGCGCTCGAAGGCGAGTTGGAACGGCGCGGTTTCGACGGACGCTTCCTCATGTCGCGCTCGGGCGGAGGGGCGATGACCGCGTCGTCCGCGCGCGAGCAGCCCGTGAACCTGATCCTCTCCGGGCCTGCCGGCGGTGTCGTCGGCGCCGCCGCCTTCGCGAAGCTGATCGACAGGCCCAACCTCATCACGATCGACATGGGCGGCACCAGCCTCGACGCGTCGCTGGTGCAGGACGGCAACCCCGTCCTCTACCACGGCGCAGAGTTCGAGGGACTTCCCATCAACACGCCCTCCCTCTACATCCACACGATCGGCGCCGGCGGCGGGTCACTCGGCTACCTCGACGAAGCCGGCGCCCTGCAGGTCGGACCGAAGAGCGCCGGCGCCATGCCTGGACCGGCCGCGTACGGCCGTGGCGGAACGGAGCCCACGTTCACCGATGCCGCCCTCGCCATCGGCTACCTCGGGACGGACACTCCGCTCGGCGGTGAGCTCACGCTCGACCGCGAGAAGTCGCTGGCGGCGCTTCGCCCGATTGCCGAGGAACTCGGGCTCAGCGTCACCCAGCTGGCGCGCGGGATGGTGAAGATCTCGAACACCAAGATCATGGGCGCCGTGCGCGCGATCACCATCGAGCTCGGTCACGACCCCAAGGACTTCGCGCTGCTGTCATTCGGCGGCGGCGGGGGACTCGTCGCGGTCGACGTGGCGCGTGAGCTGGGAATCCCCGAGGTGATCGTGCCTCCGGGGCAGGGGGCCTTCTCGGCGCTCGGGATGCTGATGGCCGACGTGCAACACGACTACTCGCGCACGAGCCTGCAGGCTCTCGACGAGCTCGACGCCGATGCGGCCGATGCGCTCTACGCAGGTATGGAAGCGGAGGCGCGCGAGACGCTGCGTGCCGAGGGATTCGACGACGACAGTATGCTCTTCCACCGGGTCGTCGCCGTGCGGTACTCCGGCCAGGAGCACGCGGTCACGGTCGATTACCCCGAGAACAGCACGGACCCCCGAGAGGCCATCCGCTCGGAGTTCGACCGTCTGCACCTGCGCCAGTACGGCCACACCATGGACGATCCGATCGAGACGACGACGCTGCGCCTCGGCGCGGTCGGCATCGTCGACAAGCCGGATCTGCCGAAGGCGATGCGCCGTCCGGAAGGCGAAGGACCCGAGCTGCGAACGCGCACGGTCGTGCTCGACGGCGACGAGACCGCGGAGTACGCCCTGGTTTCGCGTGAGGAGCTCATGGCCGGCGACGTCATCGAAGGGCCCGTGGTCGTGACCGAGCACACGGCGACCACTGTGCTGCACGCCGGCGACCGACTCGAGGTCGGTGCTTACGGCGAGCTCATCATCTCGATCCAGTACGCGAAGAAGGGGGCCTGACGTGGCCGACGCCATCACCACCGAAATCATCAGGCACGGCCTGCTGGCCGCCGCCGAGGAGGTCGCGCGCAACCTGTGCCGCACCGCCTACAACACCGTGGTCTACGAGATCCACGACTACGGCATCGGGATCCACGACGCCAACGGAGACGTGGTCGCGGACGCGCCGGGTATCGCGGTGTTCACCAGGGGCAACGATGCCGGCATCAAGCACTCGATCGAGTTCCTCGGCCGTGATGCGATGGAGCCCGGTGACGTCTTCATCATCAACTTCCCCTACTGGTCGAGCGCCCACACACTCGATCCTCTCGTCTTCGCCCCGATCCACGTGGACGACGAGCTGATCGGGTTCGCCTCCTGCCGTGTGCACGTGACGGACCTGAATCAGAAGGATCCGGGCTACGTGCTCGACTCGACCGACCGCTCGCAGGAGGGGCTCATGCTCCCAGCCTCGAAGCTGTACCGCCGGGGCGAGCGCAACGACGATGTGTTCAACATCATCCGATTCAACAGCCGCATGCCCAAGCACACGATCGGCGACATCCAAGCGCAGGTGTCGGCGTGCGTGACGGGCGTGCGCCGCACGCAGGAGCTCGCGGACAAGTACAGCGTCCGAACGCTCACCCAGGCGATGGTGACCATCAACGAGCACGGTGCGAAGCTGGCCAGGCTCGCGCTCGCCAAGCTGCCCAAGGGCACCTGGAGCGCGGTCGACTACGTCGATGACGACGGCATCAACAAGGACGACCTCGTCAAGCTGCAGTGCACCGTGACGGTCACGGACGAGGAGATGGTGGTCGACTGGACCGGCAGCGCCGAGAACGTCGAGGGCCCCATCAACCTGCCGCCGGGCCAGACCGAGGCGCTGTCGAGCCTCATCTTCAAGTCGCTCACGACTCCGGACTCCCCGGTCGTCGCGGGCAACTTCGCCCCGTTGAGGGTGGTCACGGTGCCGGGGTCGGTCATGCACGCCGTGCCGCCTATGCCGACATTCACCCTCTGGACAGGTCTGCTCGCGGGCGAGGTCATCCTGAAGGCTCTGGCACAGGGCATGCCGGAGCTGGTTCCCGCCTGCTCGGGCGGCGACGTGTGCTCGATGATGGGCCTCGGAGTGAACCCACGCACCGGTGAGCCGTGGCAGGAGGCGACCAACGAGGCGGTCGGCTTCGGCGGCACCGCGCACCACGATGGCGAGGACGGGATCATGCATCTCTCGGAGCCCGGCTGCCGGAACAACCCTGTCGAGGTGCTCGAGGCGAAGTCGTCGATGATCATCGATCACTACGGCTACCGCCCCGACACAGGCGGGGCTGGTGAGCAGCGGGGTGGCGTGGGCGTCAGCCGCTCGTACCGCTTCACCGCCCCCGCCACCGGCATCTGCCTGGTCTACAAGACGAAGACGGAGCCGTGGTCCATCGCCGGCGGGTCGGAGGGCAAGCCGAACCGGATCGTGATGAACCCCGGAACCGATCGCGAGGTCATCCAAGGCGGCAGCTACAACCGACTGGAAGCAGGCGACGTCCTCGTCAACCAGACCGGTGGAGGGGGCGGCTACGGCGATCCGTTCCGCCGGGACCCTGCCGCCGTCGCCAATGACGTGCGTAACGGGTTCGTGTCACGAGGCGCTGCAGAACGGGACTACGGGGTGGTCGTCGGGTCCGACTTCAGCATCGACGAGGCAGCGACCGCCGCGATCCGCGGCCGCTGAGTCAACGAAGGCGGTGCGCCCCGGAATACGGGCGCACCACCTTCGTCTCCTGTCCCGCACGGGGCCCCTCATCTGTTCGGTGGCGGCGCCACCGACCCGCGTTCGATGAGCGTCTGAGGTAGGACGGTCGTCTCAGGGGGGCGACCGTCGCCGCGAATGCGATGAAGCAGGGTCCGCGTGGCCTGCTCGCCGATCTCATGGATGGGCTGCTCCACCACGGTGATCCCGGGGGTGGTCAGGCTCATCCACGGAGCGTCGTCGAATCCTGCGAGCGACAGCTGCTCGGGGATCAGGACACCACGCTCCTGTGCGGCCTTGAACACCGCCAGCGCGATCAGGCTGTCGGAGGCGATGATCGCGGTGACTGCGTCGTCGCCGTCGAGCAATCGGGACGCGAGGGCGTCGACGCCCCTGCGTCGAGCGTTGAGGTGGACGAAGGATTCAGGGCGCGCCACTCCCGCAGCGGACAGTGTCTCGACGAAGCCGACGACTCGATCGGCGACCGCAGATGACGACAGTTCCTCTCCGGTCAGGAAGTCGCCCTCATGTGCGAGCGTGGAGATGAAGGCGATGCGCCGGTGACCGGCGCCGAGCATCAGCTCCGTGAGCTTTCGCGCACCCCCGCGGTTGTCAGTGATCACGGCGTCGACGTCGACCCCGGGCACCGTACGGTCGAAGAGAACCAGCGGCCTGCCTGCGTCCAGCACAGGTTGCAGATTGCCGGGCTCGAGCGACGATGCCGGCGCGATGAGCAGGCCGTCGACCTGCTTCGCGAGCTGCACGGCGACAGCTTTCGCCTCGACAGATGGTTCCTCGTCAGAGTTCGACAGGATGAGGTCGTAGCCGGCTTCAGCTGCGACATCGGCTGCGCCGCGAGTCGCCTTCGCGAAGAACGGGTTCTCGATGTCGCCGATGATGATGCCGAGCGTGTGAGATCGCCCTGTGCTCATGGTGCGCGCGAGGGCGTTCGGGCGGTACCCGAGCTCGTCCGCTGCTTTCTGCACCCGGTCGCGCACGGCGTCGCTGACGGCGCCGTAGTCCCCGAGCGCGCGGGCTGCCGTCGCCTTCGACACGCGAGCGGCGCGAGCGACATCGCTGACCGTGGCCTCTCGGCGCCCGGCTCCCGTTTCACTCATGTCGCCCTTTCTTCATTTCCGTGACCGGTGGGTTCCAGACGTCGAACCTGTCGGTTGACGTCCCACTCGAAGCAGTGTAGCGTCCATCGAAACGAATTGAGACCGGTCTCAATCGAGTGTTTTGAGACCGGTCTCACAACAGGCCGACATCACCCGAAGCATCAGCAGTTCAGAGAGGAACACCCATGAGCATCCGCTCCACACTCCGCCGAACGGCCCTGGCCGCCGTCGCCGCGACCGCCGCGCTCGCGCTCGCCGCATGCTCGCCCTCCGCCTCGACCGGCGGCGGGGGAGACGCCGCCGAAGACAACCCCTACGGTCTGATCACGCCCGGCGAGATCCGAGTGGCAAGCCTCGGTGACTCCAAGCCCTACACGTTCACCGACGAGTCCGGCGAGTTCACCGGCTTCGACGTCGAGCTGTTCACCGACGTGGCGAACCGCATCGGCATCGAGAAGGTCGTCTTCACCGGTCAGGACTTCTCCGGTCTGCTCGCCGCCGTCGCGAACGGCCAGTTCGATGTCGGAGTGGCCGCGATCGGCATCACCGATGAGCGCAAGCAGACGGTCGACTTCTCCGACGGATACCTCGCCGGCTACCTCACGGTGATGGCGAGCCCCGACAGCGACATCACAGACGAGGAGAGTCTCGCCGGCAAGCGTCTCGGCGTGGTGCAGGGCACCCTGCAGGAGGCCTATGCGGTGAAGAACTTCACCGACACCGAGCTCGTCCGCTTCCCGGACAACAACTCGGCGATCTCCGCGGTCAACAGCGGCTCCATCGATGCGCACTTCCTCGACTACGAGGCCGCCAAGGAGTACGCCGAGCAGTACGGCCTCGAGAACGCGATCGACATCCCGTCGTTCGATGCGCCGGCCGGCTTCGCGATCGCGAAGGGCAAGGACGAGTTCAAGGAGGCGCTGAACGACGCTCTGCACGATGCGATGGAGGACGGCACCTGGAAGGAGCTCTACGAGAAGTGGTTCCCGGGCTCCCCGATGCCCGACCAGTACCTGCCCAGCGACGAGCAGGGCGAGGGCGACGGCGAGTAATCGCCTCGTCGGTGCGGGGCCTCGGCCGACGCGGCCCCGCACCTCGAACAGGAGATCCACATGGACTGGCTCGACAAGCTCATCAAGACGTTCCTCGATTTCGAGGCGATGTGGAAGGTTCTTCCGCAGCTGCTCGGCACGGGACTGGTGAACACCCTGATCATCTCGGTGGCCGCCACTGTGCTCGGCATCGTCATCGGCATGATCCTCGCGGTCATGGGCGTCGCCCGTACCGCGTGGCTGCGCGTTCCCGCGCGCATCTACACAGACATCTTCCGCGGGCTGCCCGCGATTCTGACGATTCTGCTGATCGGGCAGGGCTTCGCCTCGATCAGCCGGCAGATGTTCGGTCCCTCGCCCTACCCGCTCGGCATCCTGGCGCTGAGCCTGATCGCGGGCGCGTACATCGGCGAGATCTTCCGCGCCGGCATCCAGTCCGTCGAGCGGGGTCAGCTCGAGGCCTGCCGCGCACTGGGCATGAGCTACGGGTCGGCCATGCGCCTGGTCGTGGTCCCGCAAGGCATCCGCCGGGTCCTGCCCGCACTGGTGAACCAGTTCATCGCCATCGTGAAGGACTCCTCCCTGGTGTACTTCCTCGGGCTACTGGTGTCGGAGCGAGAGCTGTTCCGCGTCGGCCAGGATGCCGCGGTGCTGACCGGCAACCTGTCGCCACTGGTGATGGCCGGCATCTTCTACCTCGTGATCACCGTGCCGCTGACCCACCTGGTCAACTACTTCGACAACAGATTCCGCACCGGTCGCCGCAAGCCCACGCCGCCCAAGAGCGGTCTGGAAGAGGTGGCCGAGCAGTCGCTCAGCCCGGTGTACACCCGAGGAGAGAACACATGACCTACACGTCACCCCTGCCCATCACCGAGGGCCGCTTCTTCGAGGGCTCCCGGCTGCAGATCGAGAACCTCCGCATGGCCTACGGTGACATCGACGTCATCAACGACGTCTCACTCACCGTCGAGCCAGGCACCACGACCTGCATCATCGGCCCTTCGGGGTCCGGCAAGTCGACCCTTCTCCGTGGTGTGAACCGACTCCACGAGCCCAAGGCCGGCCGAGTTCAGCTCGCAGATGACGACGCGCTCTCCCTCAAGCCAGACGTGCTTCGCCGCCGGGTCGGCCTCGTCTTCCAGCACTTCAACCTCTTCCCCGATCACACCGCGCAGCAGAACGTCGCTCTGGCGCTGCGCAATGTGAAGCGCATCGCGAAGGGTGAGGCTGAGCGCATCGCGCTGGCCAGGCTCACCGAGGTCGGACTGGCCGAGCGCGCCGATCATCGCCCTCGCGATCTCTCGGGCGGGCAGCAGCAGCGAGTCGCGATCGCGCGTGCCCTGGCCATGGAGCCCGAGGTCATGCTCTTCGACGAGGCGACCAGTGCGCTCGACCCCGAGCTGGTCAAGGGCGTGCTCAACCTCATGGCCGAGCTCGCGCAGCGCGGCATGACGATGCTCGTCGTGACCCATGAGATGGGCTTCGCCCGCAAGGTCGCCGACCAGGTCGTCTTCATGGATGAGGGCCGAGTCGTCGAGGCGGGCACGCCGGAGCAGATCTTCGACGATCCGCAGAGCGACCGCCTGCGCCTCTTCCTCTCGGAGGTGCTGTGATGGCGACGACATCAGCCGAGCCGATCCGCACCGCCGTCATCGGATACGGGGTCTCGGGCCGTGTGTTCCACGCGCCGTTCCTCGAGGCGGATCCGGAGTTCTCGCTCGAAGTGATCGTGACCGGCGACGCGGGTCGCGCAGCGGCCGCCGCGACGCAGCATCCGGATGCCCGAGTGCTTGCGTCGGTCGAGGAGATGCTCGAGGCCGCGGATGACCTCGACCTCGTCGTGATCGGAACGCCGCCGGCCACGCACGCCCGTATAGCGACGGCCGCGCTCGATGCAGGCCTGGACGTCGTCGTCGACAAGCCGTTCACGGCGACCTCGGATGAGGGCCGGGCGCTCATCGAGCACGCGCAGAGGCTCGGTCGGCGGATCACGGTGTTCCAGAACCGGCGCTGGGACGGCGACTTCCAGACGGTGCGCGATCTCGTCGAGACGGGCCGTCTGGGTGCCGTGCGCCGATTCGAGTCGCGGTTCGAGTGGTACAAGCCCCAGGTGCGAGCGAGCTGGAAGGCCGAGGCATCGGCGGCCCAGGGCGGCGGAATCCTGTTCGATCTCGGCACGCACCTGATCGACCAGGCCGTGCAGCTGTTCGGACCGGTCGCGGAGGCGAGGGCCGAGCTGGCCGTCAACCGGCCTGGCGGCCTCGCCGACGACGACGCCTTCGTCGCGCTGCGACACGAGTCGGGCACCATCTCGCACCTGTGGATGAACTCTCTCGCTCCGCAGTTCGGGCCTCGATTCCACGTGCTCGGCTCTCTGAGCGGGTACACGAGCCACGGCCTGGACGGGCAGGAGTCGGCACTGGATGCCGGTGCCTCGCCCGCCGACGAGGACTACGGCGTCACCCCGGCGTCGCGCTGGGGGCTCTTCGGCGTGGAAGGCGACCTGGAGCCGTTGCCGATGCGCCGCGGCGACTACGGCGCGTTCTACCGCGCCCTCGCTGACGCACTTCGCGAAGACGCAGCGCTTCCGGTCGATCCGAGAGACGCGGTCTCGGTGATCGAGATCATCGAGCGACTGCACGCCGAGACGCCGCTGCGTCGCCCCGACCTCTCCGAACAGAACGAAGGATGAAGATGACCGAATCGCAGCCTCTGCACGTCGTCGTGATCGGCGCCGGGATCCTTGGCGCCTCGACCGCGGCCCACCTCGCGCGCTCCGGAGCCCGGGTGACGCTCGTCACTGCGGGCAAGCCGGCCGATGGTGCATCCGGGCGTTCGATCGCATGGCTGAACTCATCGGGCGCACGGTCGACGGAGTACCGCTATCTGCGTCTGATCGGACTCGACCGCTACCGCACCTGGCGCGAGCGGCACCCCGACAGCGCGTCGTACCTGCGCTTCGACGGTGCGCTGAAGTGGGGCGGGGAGGACGAGAGCTTCCGCGACACCTTCGACTACGAGCGCGCAGGCGGATACGACTCGCAGTGGCTCGACCGGGAGCAGGTGGCGACGCTGACGCCGGATGTGGATGCCGACGCGGTCTCGTCCGAAGGAGCGATCTTCAACCGGGGCGAGGGCTGGGTCAACCTTCCCGATCTCATCGCCGCACTTCTCGACGAGGCGAGGGCGGACGGAGCGGAACTCCTCGAGGATGCCGGGGACGTGCGAGTGGACGTGCGCGGCGGTGCGGCTGTAGGCGTCGTCCTCGGCGACGGCACTCCTCTTGCGGCCGATCGGGTGGTTCTCGCCACGGGCGGCGACGTGCCTGCTCATCTGGCTGCCCTCGGCGTCACGGTGCCGGACGCCACCCCCGCGGCGTTCGTCGTCGTCACCGAACCGGTCGAGCCGCGGGTGAGAACCGTGCTGAACACCCCGCGGGTCGCCGTGCGCCCCATGCCGGACGGACGCCTCGTGCTGGACGCGGACTGGGCTGAGAAGTCCATCGTCGTGGAGTCCGACGGGTCGCTCACCGTGCCGGATGAGTCGGTGCGCGGGCTGCTGGAGGAGGGGTCCCGTGTGCTCGCGGGCCATCCGACGCTGGTAGCCGAGCGGGTGGCATCCGGCCTCAAGCCGATCCCTGGCGACGGCGAGCCCGTGGTCGGGTCGGTGCCGGCGATCGACGGCCTCTACACGCTCTTCACGCACTCGGGCGCCACTCTCGGGCTGATCCTGGGCGAACTGGTCGCCGAGGAGATCATCACGGGCAAGCCATCGCCGGTGCTCGATGCCTTCCGGCTGGACCGATTCGCTGACGGCGTCGAGCTGGACGAGGTGGGGATCGGCGCCTGGTCGCCGGTCACGAGCACCTGATCGGGTGAGACGGGAGGGGCGGATGCCGTTCGGCATCCGCCCCTCCCGCGCCTCGACACATGCCTTCCCCTGCATATCGACCCGCGTAGCGTGGGCACCAGCGATCGGCATCCGCCCTTGGCTACCAAAGCTCAAGGGCATCTGATCGGCAGGAGAGCATCATCAGTTCTACTCACATCGACACCGGCGTCGAGACCAGCGCAGCCACCCTCGGACCGATCCGCCAGACCTACTTCGGCACGGCCGAGTTCCCGCCCATGGCGCACGCGTACAAGCAGGTGTCGCAGGTCGTGCGCGAGACCGGGCTGCTGCGGCGGGCCACGTGGTTCTACATCGCCGTCGCGGCCGGCATCGTGCTCGCCCTCGGGGGAGCGGTCACCGGATTCATCCTGCTCGGCGACAGCTGGTTCCAGCTTCTGATCGCGGCAGCGCTGGGCATCATCTTCACGCAGATCGCCTTCCTCTCGCATGAGGCGGCGCACCGGCAGATCCTGAGCTCAGGCCCGGCGAACTTCAAGCTCGCCCGCATCCTCGCGGGCAGCATCGGCATGAGCTACTCGTGGTGGGACTCCAAGCACACCAGGCACCACGGCAACCCGAATCAGGTCGGCAAGGACCCCGACATCGAGGTCGACACCATCTCGTTCCTCGACGAGGACGCCGCGAAGTCGCGAGGACTGATCCGGCTGATCACCCGCAAGCAGGGCTGGCTGTTCTTCCCGCTGCTCACCCTCGAAGGTCTGAACCTGCACTACATCGGGCTGAAGCACCTGTTCACGAAGAAGAAGGTCAAGGGTCGCTGGACCGAGCTCGGCATCATCGCGCTCCGCTTCGCGATCCTCCTCATCCCCGTGTTCCTGATGCTGCCGCTGGGCATGGCGTTCGCGTTCCTGGGCGTGCAGCTGGCCGTGTTCGGCGTCTACATGGGCGCATCGTTCGCACCCAACCACAAAGGGATGCCGATCATCGACCCGAACGCGCGTCTCGACTTCTTCTCGAAGCAGGTGCGCACCTCGCGCAACATCCGCGGCGGCTGGTGGGCGACCGCGCTCATGGGCGGCCTCAACTACCAGGTCGAGCACCACCTGTTCCCGAACATGCCGCGTCCGCACCTGGCCAAGGCACGCGAGATCGTGCGCGACTACTGCGCGTCGAACAACGTGCCGTACACCGAGACGAGCCTCGGTCGCTCGTACGCGATCGTGATCGAGTATCTGAACCGGGTCGGCCTCGCCGCCGGCGCCGATCCGTTCGACTGCCCCGCAGCCACAAGCTTCCGTCGCGCCTGACCGGACCGCGCCTCGCGGCGGCAGCGCCTCGGGGCGGCAGCGCCTCGGGAGACCGCGGAATGTACCGCCCGAGCGTGCCGACGGAGTCCCGGCTCAGACCGCCGGGTACGCCGATGCCTTGAGCGCGCGTGCGAGGTGCGCGGCGTTCGCCGCGGCCGTCTTGATCGTCTGGGCGACCTTCTCGGGTGTCTCGGGCAGATCCTTGTAGTCGGTCGACCCCATGGCCTCGCCGTTCCAGTAGATCGAGCCCTGCGCGGGGATCGTGTACCCCACGTCGTCGAGCGACTGGAACACGATGGCGGCGATGTGGTGTGCGCCGTCCTCATTGCCGACGACGACCGCGAGCGCGACCTTGTCGAACAAGATCGGCCGGCCCTGCTCATCCGTCTCGCTGAGCTCAGCGTCCAGCCGCTCGAGCACGCGCTGCGCGACGCTGGAGTGCTGACCCATCCAGGTCGGCGTGGCGAACACGAGGATGTCGGCGGCGAGCACTCGCTCGCGCAGCGCGGGCCACTGGTCGCCGTCGCCCATGTCGGTCTGCACTCCCGGACGGATGTCGTGATCGACAGCGCGGATGCGGTCGGCGCTCACTCCGTGCTCGGCCAGGGCGTCGAGCACCTGCTCGCCCAGCACGTCGGTGCTCGATTCGGCGGGGGAGGGCTTGAGGGTGCAGTTGATCAGAAGGGCGCTGAGCTTGGTGTCCATGAGTGTCACCGAACCACCCATCAGCACGGCGCGGGAGGGGCTTTCGTGCCGGAGCGCTATGAGCTAGACACCTCGCGTCTCGGCGACGCCGGTCTCGGGCTCGGCGTCCTGCTCGTCCTCCTCGCGTCGCGATCCGGATCCCAGCCGAAGCGTCGCGATCAGCCCCAGAGCGAGGAGCCCCGCTGTCCCAGCGGCACGTCCTTGAGCACCACTCCGGTCAGCTGAGCGGTGGCCAGGCCCAGCCCGATGCCGTAGAGGAAGAGGAAGGGCACCACGTTCGCCCACGACGCCGACGCGGTGATCGCCCACCCGAGCCCGGCGACGCCGACGATCTCGGCGGCGATACCCGCCCGCACCAGGGTGATCGGCGTGACGCGAGAGCCCATCGCCCCTGAGAACCCATTCGCCGCGAACGAGCCGAGGGTCAGCGCGAGCAGCACGAAGCCGGTCTGCAGAGTGTCGTAGCCCACGACGTTCTGCAGCCACAGCGGCAGCGACAGAACGATGCCGAACTCTGGTCCGAGCGGGATGTCGATGCCGAAAGCCCACCGCCACGAGAAATACGTCGTCAACCATCCGCCCAGCAGGGAGTGTGTAGCTCTCCTGCACCCACTGCACCTGCGTCGAGCTGATGCCCAGGTCGTCGACGATCGACGGGATGGCG
The window above is part of the Microbacterium sp. nov. GSS16 genome. Proteins encoded here:
- a CDS encoding hydantoinase/oxoprolinase family protein: MSENVRIAIDVGGTFTDVVKLVPDTGELRFEKVPTTPSEPTAGVLAAFEKADADPAQVSTFNHGSTLGLNSLLTRTGARIATIATRGFRDVYLLGRTDRRVMYDIAYRKPEALLERYDTFEVTERSMFDGSVATPFDDDDAREVAREILRRGYDAVAVAFLHAYANPAHELRMREILAEEAPGVEITLSHELSREYREYERTSTAVLDAYIKPIMRSYLKALEGELERRGFDGRFLMSRSGGGAMTASSAREQPVNLILSGPAGGVVGAAAFAKLIDRPNLITIDMGGTSLDASLVQDGNPVLYHGAEFEGLPINTPSLYIHTIGAGGGSLGYLDEAGALQVGPKSAGAMPGPAAYGRGGTEPTFTDAALAIGYLGTDTPLGGELTLDREKSLAALRPIAEELGLSVTQLARGMVKISNTKIMGAVRAITIELGHDPKDFALLSFGGGGGLVAVDVARELGIPEVIVPPGQGAFSALGMLMADVQHDYSRTSLQALDELDADAADALYAGMEAEARETLRAEGFDDDSMLFHRVVAVRYSGQEHAVTVDYPENSTDPREAIRSEFDRLHLRQYGHTMDDPIETTTLRLGAVGIVDKPDLPKAMRRPEGEGPELRTRTVVLDGDETAEYALVSREELMAGDVIEGPVVVTEHTATTVLHAGDRLEVGAYGELIISIQYAKKGA
- a CDS encoding hydantoinase B/oxoprolinase family protein, with the protein product MADAITTEIIRHGLLAAAEEVARNLCRTAYNTVVYEIHDYGIGIHDANGDVVADAPGIAVFTRGNDAGIKHSIEFLGRDAMEPGDVFIINFPYWSSAHTLDPLVFAPIHVDDELIGFASCRVHVTDLNQKDPGYVLDSTDRSQEGLMLPASKLYRRGERNDDVFNIIRFNSRMPKHTIGDIQAQVSACVTGVRRTQELADKYSVRTLTQAMVTINEHGAKLARLALAKLPKGTWSAVDYVDDDGINKDDLVKLQCTVTVTDEEMVVDWTGSAENVEGPINLPPGQTEALSSLIFKSLTTPDSPVVAGNFAPLRVVTVPGSVMHAVPPMPTFTLWTGLLAGEVILKALAQGMPELVPACSGGDVCSMMGLGVNPRTGEPWQEATNEAVGFGGTAHHDGEDGIMHLSEPGCRNNPVEVLEAKSSMIIDHYGYRPDTGGAGEQRGGVGVSRSYRFTAPATGICLVYKTKTEPWSIAGGSEGKPNRIVMNPGTDREVIQGGSYNRLEAGDVLVNQTGGGGGYGDPFRRDPAAVANDVRNGFVSRGAAERDYGVVVGSDFSIDEAATAAIRGR
- a CDS encoding LacI family DNA-binding transcriptional regulator: MSETGAGRREATVSDVARAARVSKATAARALGDYGAVSDAVRDRVQKAADELGYRPNALARTMSTGRSHTLGIIIGDIENPFFAKATRGAADVAAEAGYDLILSNSDEEPSVEAKAVAVQLAKQVDGLLIAPASSLEPGNLQPVLDAGRPLVLFDRTVPGVDVDAVITDNRGGARKLTELMLGAGHRRIAFISTLAHEGDFLTGEELSSSAVADRVVGFVETLSAAGVARPESFVHLNARRRGVDALASRLLDGDDAVTAIIASDSLIALAVFKAAQERGVLIPEQLSLAGFDDAPWMSLTTPGITVVEQPIHEIGEQATRTLLHRIRGDGRPPETTVLPQTLIERGSVAPPPNR
- a CDS encoding ABC transporter substrate-binding protein: MSIRSTLRRTALAAVAATAALALAACSPSASTGGGGDAAEDNPYGLITPGEIRVASLGDSKPYTFTDESGEFTGFDVELFTDVANRIGIEKVVFTGQDFSGLLAAVANGQFDVGVAAIGITDERKQTVDFSDGYLAGYLTVMASPDSDITDEESLAGKRLGVVQGTLQEAYAVKNFTDTELVRFPDNNSAISAVNSGSIDAHFLDYEAAKEYAEQYGLENAIDIPSFDAPAGFAIAKGKDEFKEALNDALHDAMEDGTWKELYEKWFPGSPMPDQYLPSDEQGEGDGE
- a CDS encoding amino acid ABC transporter permease, encoding MDWLDKLIKTFLDFEAMWKVLPQLLGTGLVNTLIISVAATVLGIVIGMILAVMGVARTAWLRVPARIYTDIFRGLPAILTILLIGQGFASISRQMFGPSPYPLGILALSLIAGAYIGEIFRAGIQSVERGQLEACRALGMSYGSAMRLVVVPQGIRRVLPALVNQFIAIVKDSSLVYFLGLLVSERELFRVGQDAAVLTGNLSPLVMAGIFYLVITVPLTHLVNYFDNRFRTGRRKPTPPKSGLEEVAEQSLSPVYTRGENT
- a CDS encoding amino acid ABC transporter ATP-binding protein; its protein translation is MTYTSPLPITEGRFFEGSRLQIENLRMAYGDIDVINDVSLTVEPGTTTCIIGPSGSGKSTLLRGVNRLHEPKAGRVQLADDDALSLKPDVLRRRVGLVFQHFNLFPDHTAQQNVALALRNVKRIAKGEAERIALARLTEVGLAERADHRPRDLSGGQQQRVAIARALAMEPEVMLFDEATSALDPELVKGVLNLMAELAQRGMTMLVVTHEMGFARKVADQVVFMDEGRVVEAGTPEQIFDDPQSDRLRLFLSEVL
- a CDS encoding Gfo/Idh/MocA family protein, with amino-acid sequence MATTSAEPIRTAVIGYGVSGRVFHAPFLEADPEFSLEVIVTGDAGRAAAAATQHPDARVLASVEEMLEAADDLDLVVIGTPPATHARIATAALDAGLDVVVDKPFTATSDEGRALIEHAQRLGRRITVFQNRRWDGDFQTVRDLVETGRLGAVRRFESRFEWYKPQVRASWKAEASAAQGGGILFDLGTHLIDQAVQLFGPVAEARAELAVNRPGGLADDDAFVALRHESGTISHLWMNSLAPQFGPRFHVLGSLSGYTSHGLDGQESALDAGASPADEDYGVTPASRWGLFGVEGDLEPLPMRRGDYGAFYRALADALREDAALPVDPRDAVSVIEIIERLHAETPLRRPDLSEQNEG
- a CDS encoding NAD(P)/FAD-dependent oxidoreductase, producing MTESQPLHVVVIGAGILGASTAAHLARSGARVTLVTAGKPADGASGRSIAWLNSSGARSTEYRYLRLIGLDRYRTWRERHPDSASYLRFDGALKWGGEDESFRDTFDYERAGGYDSQWLDREQVATLTPDVDADAVSSEGAIFNRGEGWVNLPDLIAALLDEARADGAELLEDAGDVRVDVRGGAAVGVVLGDGTPLAADRVVLATGGDVPAHLAALGVTVPDATPAAFVVVTEPVEPRVRTVLNTPRVAVRPMPDGRLVLDADWAEKSIVVESDGSLTVPDESVRGLLEEGSRVLAGHPTLVAERVASGLKPIPGDGEPVVGSVPAIDGLYTLFTHSGATLGLILGELVAEEIITGKPSPVLDAFRLDRFADGVELDEVGIGAWSPVTST